A single genomic interval of Gossypium raimondii isolate GPD5lz chromosome 11, ASM2569854v1, whole genome shotgun sequence harbors:
- the LOC105801991 gene encoding AP-2 complex subunit mu produces MPVAASAIYFLNLRGDVLINRLYRDDVGGNMVDAFRMHIMQTKELGTCPVRQIGGCSFFYMRISNVYIVIVVSSNANVACAFKFVVEAVALFKSYFGGAFDEDAIRNNFVLIYELLDEIMDFGYPQNLSPEILKLYITQEGVRSPFSSKPSDKPVPNATLQVTGAVGWRREGLVYKKNEVFLDIVESVNLLMSSKGSVLRCDVTGKILMKCFLSGMPDLKLGLNDKIGLEKESQLKSRPPKSGKTIELDDVTFHQCVNLTRFNSEKTVSFVPPDGEFELMKYRITEGVNLPFRVLPTIKELGRTRMEVNVKVKSVFGAKMFALGVVIKIPVPKQTAKTSFQVTSGRAKYQAAIDCLVWKIRKFPGQTEPTLSAEVELISTMAEKKSWTRPPIQMEFQVPMFTASGLRVRFLKVWEKSGYNTVEWVRYITKAGSYEIRC; encoded by the exons ATGCCGGTGGCCGCTTCTGCCATCTACTTCTTGAATCTTCGCGGCGATGTCCTCATCAATCGTCTCTACCGAGACGATGTCGG gggAAACATGGTGGATGCCTTCCGGATGCACATTATGCAAACAAAAGAACTCGGAACTTGTCCTGTCAGACAGATTGGAGGTTGCTCTTTCTTTTACATGAGAATCAGCAACGTATACATCGTAATTGTTGTCAGCAGTAATGCTAATGTAGCTTGTGCTTTCAAGTTTGTCGTTGAG GCTGTTGCtttgtttaaatcatattttggtGGCGCTTTTGATGAAGATGCTATTCGTAATAATTTTGTTCTGATTTATGAATTGTTGGATG AGATCATGGACTTTGGCTACCCACAAAATCTTTCTCCTGAAATTTTAAAGCTTTACATTACTCAGGAAGGAGTTCGGTCCCCATTTTCATCCAAG CCTTCAGATAAGCCTGTTCCAAATGCAACTTTACAAGTCACTGGTGCTGTTGGCTGGCGAAGAGAGGGACTTGTTTATAAAAAGAATGAG GTGTTTCTGGACATTGTGGAAAGTGTAAACCTACTAATGTCTTCAAAAG GCAGTGTTTTGCGTTGTGATGTTACGGGAAAGATTCTTATGAAGTGCTTCCTTTCTGGAATGCCTGATCTGAAATTGGGCTTGAATGATAAAATTGGGCTTGAGAAAGAATCACAACTTAAATCCCGTCCTCCTAAAAG TGGCAAGACAATTGAGCTGGACGATGTTACTTTCCATCAGTGTGTAAATCTTACAAGATTCAACTCAGAAAAGACTGTTAGTTTTGTACCACCTGATGGTGAATTTGAACTAATGAA GTACCGAATCACTGAGGGAGTTAATCTTCCTTTCCGGGTATTGCCAACAATCAAGGAGCTTGGTCGAACACGAATGGAAGTAAATGTTAAG GTTAAAAGTGTCTTTGGAGCAAAGATGTTTGCTCTTGGAGTTGTCATCAAAATTCCTGTTCCAAAACAGACAGCTAAAACAAGTTTCCAAGTAACATCAGGTCGAGCAAAGTACCAAGCTGCTATTGATTGCTTGGTTTGGAA GATAAGAAAATTCCCTGGACAAACAGAACCAACCTTGAGCGCAGAAGTGGAGTTAATTTCCACGATGGCAGAAAAGAAGTCATGGACAAGGCCTCCAATTCAGATGGAATTTCAG GTTCCAATGTTTACAGCCTCTGGCTTACGTGTCCGGTTTCTTAAG GTCTGGGAAAAGAGTGGGTATAACACAGTTGAATGGGTTCGCTATATTACAAAGGCTGGTTCATATGAGATCAGGTGCTAG